Proteins encoded within one genomic window of Pygocentrus nattereri isolate fPygNat1 chromosome 7, fPygNat1.pri, whole genome shotgun sequence:
- the LOC108440600 gene encoding uncharacterized protein LOC108440600, producing the protein MSLKTVPMSLLLLWITHCIHTSDGSAGAMHFKLSLDVMMDEKSPLQVKPETTVDVLVGKTTDLACWHKTGKGLVTWWQTPFGSFGGEKFSNNDPVDIKNGTLRILRATSSHTGLYHCYLVDSRGTTVIPYRVNVLERTRPRLTREAKMSMMYELAPGVVPSVLATFMVAFTLGAFSRPYVIKCLQRARARIGQKREDQNSPGDIALFRMTYNKTSSLSEDAPKTSSPVKSTKQWFWSKKKDQCVGVHVEGADEMKDGADGAQDRQEGEETFVQPKRRSRVIKVYNYDEEGKRYGHVTEPEVVVEECAPGPRHRVMSLTRLSAIMNQVETPDFSASGKPADSSSAELDNPPHTGTLME; encoded by the exons ATGAGTCTGAAGACTGTGCCTATGAGTCTGCTTCTGCTTTGGAtcacacactgcattcacacttCTGATGGATCTGCTGGTGCAATGCACTTCAAACTGAGTCTGGACGTTATGATGGATGAAAAAAGCCCATTACAAGTCAAACCTGAAACCACTGTTGATGTTCTTGTGGGGAAAACTACAGATCTAGCATGTTGGCACAAGACCGGCAAAG GATTGGTGACGTGGTGGCAGACCCCCTTCGGATCATTTGGAGGAGAAAAGTTTAGCAACAACGACCCAGTAGACATAAAAAATGGAACGCTGAGGATCTTGAGGGCCACCTCAAGCCACACTGGACTCTACCACTGCTACCTAGTGGACAGCAGGGGGACAACGGTCATCCCATACAGAGTGAACGTACTGGAAAGAACAAGGCCAAGGTTGACCAGAGAGGCCAAAATGAGCATGATGTATGAGTTGGCCCCAGGTGTAGTGCCATCAGTGTTGGCCACCTTCATGGTTGCGTTTACTCTTGGTGCATTCAGCAGACCCTACGTGATCAAGTGTCTGCAAAGAGCAAGGGCTAGAATAGGCCAGAAGAGAGAAGACCAGAACAGTCCAGGTGACATAGCCTTATTCAGAATGACCTACAATAAAACATCCTCACTGTCTGAAGATGCTCCAAAGACATCTTCACCTGTTAAGTCTACCAAACAATGGTTCTGGTCAAAGAAGAAGGACCAGTGCGTTGGTGTTCATGTGGAAGGAGCTGATGAGATGAAAGACGGAGCAGATGGAGCACAAGACAGGCAAGAAGGAGAGGAAACCTTTGTACAACCCAAACGGAGGAGCAGAGTCATTAAAGTGTACAACTACGATGAAGAGGGGAAGAGATATGGCCACGTTACAGAGCcggaggtggtggtggaggagTGCGCACCCGGGCCCAGACACAGAGTGATGTCTCTGACCAGGCTCAGTGCCATTATGAACCAGGTGGAAACTCCTGATTTCTCTGCATCCGGAAAACcagcagacagcagctcagctgaACTGGATAATCCGCCTCACACCGGGACCTTAATGGAGTAG